A single window of Rhipicephalus microplus isolate Deutch F79 chromosome 5, USDA_Rmic, whole genome shotgun sequence DNA harbors:
- the LOC119173478 gene encoding metabotropic glutamate receptor-like isoform X3 has translation MLRGLWAWPAARPILWLWLWPWLWLEPPGGWAMKAHVPGDIVLGGLFPIHEKGERTRCGKINKDRGIQRLEAMLFAIDRINEDPSLLGGIRLGATILDTCSSDTYALNQSLEFIRASLNTVDTNAFQCSDGAPPKLRFSSRAISGVVGGSYSEVSLQVANLLRLFRIPQISPASTGTSLSDKTRYDFFARTVPPDTFQALAMVDVVQRFNWSYVSLVTSEGQYGDSGMTAFTREARARNICIAVNEKVPHSATMETFDQIYQNLLLKANARGVVLFTRAEDARGVLAAAKRANRSEDFVWVASDGWGKQEKLVEGLEEVAEGAITIELESRFIPEFDAYMRNLTVENNRRNPWFKEYWEDVFQCVVRDDDGAGSAAATRRSGNGSSLPTCSKNLRLDESVGYLQESKVQFVLDAVYAMAHALHKVWEHLCEPRNELYCNAMRDVDGGVLYKKYLLNVTFEDMAGSIVRFDPKGDGLAPYRIYNYQRQQPNTSRYEYRAVGRWLDELQLNVDEVRWAHNSRRVPVSICSAQCGVGEIKIVQAGDTCCWICNRCEPWQYVLDEYTCADCGDGRWPYAHKLSCYNLTLQYMRFDSIFAVVPVVIACLGIVLTLATMAVFVANNETPIVKASGRELSYLLLSGILICYLMTFVLLLKPAPASCASQRFGVGLGFSIIYSALLTKTNRISRIFESARRSARRPSFISPKSQVVISLMLISVQVVASVVWFVVEPPSVRREHPDGKRDQVILKCRIKDSSFLVSLVYNMMLICVCTVYAIKTRKIPENFNESKFIGFTMYTTCIIWLAFVPIYFGTGNSFQIQITTLCVSISLSAYVALFCLFSPKIYIILCHPDKNVRKLTMNSATYKKAPTSSTCGTSVNHGTCGTGECADPSCSSTAVRASS, from the exons ATGCTGAGGGGCCTGTGGGCGTGGCCGGCTGCACGGCCGATCCTCTGGCTCTGGCTTTGGCCCTGGCTGTGGCTGGAGCCCCCCGGCGGCTGGGCCATGAAGGCGCACGTGCCGGGGGACATCGTGCTGGGCGGACTGTTTCCAATCCACGAGAAGGGCGAGCGCACCAGGTGCGGCAAGATCAACAAGGACCGCGGTATCCAGCGGCTGGAGGCCATGCTGTTCGCCATCGACCGCATCAACGAGGACCCGTCGCTGCTCGGCGGCATCCGGCTCGGGGCCACCATCCTGGACACCTGCTCGAGCGACACGTACGCGCTCAACCAGTCGCTCGAGTTCATCCGGGCCTCGCTCAACACCGTGGACACCAACGCATTCCAGTGCTCGGACGGAGCGCCCCCGAAGCTACGCTTCAGCAGCCGCGCCATCAGCGGCGTCGTCGGCGGCTCCTACTCGGAGGTCTCACTCCAG GTAGCCAATCTGCTGCGCCTCTTTCGCATCCCCCAAATCAGCCCCGCTTCGACGGGCACCTCGCTAAGCGACAAGACCCGCTACGACTTCTTCGCGCGCACCGTGCCGCCAGACACGTTCCAGGCGCTCGCCATGGTGGACGTGGTGCAACGCTTCAACTGGTCCTACGTGTCTCTTGTCACGTCGGAAGGCCAGTACGGCGACTCGGGCATGACCGCCTTCACGCGGGAGGCCCGCGCGCGCAACATCTGCATCGCAGTCAACGAGAAGGTCCCGCACTCCGCCACCATGGAGACATTCGACCAGATCTACCAGAACCTGCTGCTCAAGGCCAACGCCCGTGGCGTCGTCCTCTTCACTCGGGCCGAAGACGCGCGCGGCGTCCTGGCGGCGGCCAAGAGAGCCAACCGGAGCGAGGACTTCGTCTGGGTGGCCAGCGACGGCTGGGGAAAGCAGGAGAAACTCGTTGAAGGACTCGAGGAGGTCGCCGAAGGCGCCATCACCATCGAGCTCGAGTCGAGGTTCATACCGGAATTCGACGCGTACATGCGCAATCTGACGGTTGAGAACAACAGGCGCAACCCGTGGTTCAAGGAGTACTGGGAAGACGTGTTCCAGTGCGTCGTGCGGGACGACGACGGCGCCGGCAGCGCGGCCGCCACCAGGAGAAGCGGCAACGGCAGCTCGCTGCCCACTTGCTCCAAGAACCTGCGGCTCGACGAGTCCGTCGGTTACCTGCAGGAGTCCAAGGTGCAATTTGTGCTGGACGCCGTGTACGCCATGGCGCACGCGCTCCACAAGGTGTGGGAGCACCTGTGCGAGCCGCGGAATGAGCTCTATTGCAACGCCATGCGTGACGTCGACGGCGGGGTGCTGTACAAGAAATATCTGCTCAACGTTACCtttgaag ACATGGCCGGCAGCATCGTCCGCTTCGACCCGAAGGGCGACGGCCTGGCGCCGTACCGCATCTACAACTACCAGCGGCAGCAGCCGAACACGTCTCGCTACGAGTACCGCGCCGTGGGCCGCTGGCTGGACGAGTTGCAGCTCAACGTGGACGAGGTCCGCTGGGCGCACAACAGCCGCCGTGTGCCGGTGTCCATCTGCAGCGCCCAGTGCGGGGTGGGCGAAATCAAGATCGTGCAGGCCGGGGACACCTGCTGCTGGATCTGCAACCGCTGCGAGCCGTGGCAGTACGTGCTGGACGAGTACACGTGCGCCGACTGCGGCGACGGCCGCTGGCCGTACGCGCACAAGCTCAGCTGCTACAACCTGACGCTGCAGTACATGCGCTTCGACTCCATCTTCGCTGTGGTGCCGGTGGTGATCGCGTGTCTGGGCATAGTGCTTACGCTCGCCACCATGGCCGTGTTCGTCGCCAACAACGAGACGCCCATCGTGAAGGCCTCGGGTCGCGAGCTCAGCTATTTGCTCCTGTCgggcatcctcatctgctacctCATGACGTTCGTACTGCTGCTCAAGCCGGCGCCTGCGTCGTGCGCGTCTCAGCGCTTCGGCGTCGGCCTCGGCTTCTCCATCATCTACAGCGCGCTGCTCACCAAGACGAATCGCATCTCGCGCATCTTCGAAAGCGCCCGCCGGTCAGCGCGGAGGCCGTCCTTCATCAGTCCAAAGTCGCAG GTGGTGATCTCGCTCATGCTGATCTCGGTGCAAGTGGTTGCGAGCGTCGTGTGGTTCGTGGTCGAGCCGCCCAGTGTGCGCCGAGAGCACCCGGACGGCAAGCGCGACCAGGTGATCCTCAAGTGCCGCATCAAGGACTCCAGTTTCCTCGTGTCCCTGGTCTACAACATGATGCTCATCTGCGTGTGCACCGTATACGCCATCAAGACGCGCAAGATACCCGAGAACTTCAACGAGTCCAAGTTCATCGGCTTCACCATGTACACCACCTGCATCATCTGGCTCGCGTTCGTGCCCATCTACTTCGGCACCGGAAACTCATTCCAG